One genomic window of [Clostridium] scindens ATCC 35704 includes the following:
- a CDS encoding response regulator transcription factor produces the protein MEKIKILIVDDESRMRKLVKDFLGREGYLVREAGDGMEALEIFYEEKDIALIILDVMMPRMDGWQTCREIRQSSQVPIIMLTARSEEHDELQGFELGVDEYISKPFSPKILVARVEAILRRSHAIGTGDVIDAGGIIIDKAAHQVKIDDTEIDLSFKEFELLAYFVENQGIALSREKILNNVWNYDYFGDARTIDTHVKKLRSKLGDKGNYIKTIWGMGYKFEVEA, from the coding sequence ATGGAAAAAATTAAAATTTTGATCGTAGATGATGAGAGCAGGATGCGCAAGCTGGTAAAAGATTTCCTTGGGCGGGAAGGCTATCTCGTCCGGGAGGCAGGAGATGGCATGGAGGCCTTGGAAATCTTCTACGAGGAGAAGGATATTGCGCTGATCATCCTGGATGTCATGATGCCAAGGATGGACGGATGGCAGACTTGCAGGGAGATCCGGCAGTCTTCCCAAGTGCCGATCATCATGCTGACGGCCAGATCAGAGGAGCATGACGAATTGCAAGGATTCGAGCTGGGTGTGGATGAATATATCTCTAAGCCTTTCAGCCCGAAGATCCTGGTTGCCAGGGTAGAAGCGATTCTAAGGAGGTCTCACGCGATTGGAACAGGGGATGTGATCGATGCGGGCGGAATTATAATAGACAAGGCGGCCCATCAGGTTAAGATTGACGATACAGAGATTGATTTAAGTTTTAAAGAATTCGAACTCCTGGCCTACTTTGTAGAAAACCAGGGAATCGCCCTGTCCCGGGAGAAGATATTGAACAATGTGTGGAATTATGACTATTTCGGGGATGCAAGGACGATCGACACCCATGTAAAGAAGTTAAGAAGCAAGCTGGGCGACAAGGGAAACTATATCAAGACAATCTGGGGCATGGGTTATAAATTCGAGGTAGAGGCATGA
- a CDS encoding zinc-ribbon domain-containing protein translates to MAYCVKCGAKVNDGVQYCPQCGAKIPVMPGAGQQQDSQQDYSYQQNGQQGYTYQQNSQQGYTGQQGKFFQQEDVRQNKVMGVLSYLGILVFVPLIAGNKQSPYVRFHTNQGLVLFIASVIVELLDGRWIWGFHSMINFGGSWFSWIFDICSLVLFVFMIVGIVYACKGERKELPVIGQIKILKN, encoded by the coding sequence ATGGCTTATTGTGTAAAATGTGGAGCGAAAGTGAACGACGGTGTGCAATACTGCCCGCAGTGCGGCGCAAAGATTCCGGTGATGCCGGGGGCAGGCCAGCAGCAGGACAGCCAGCAGGATTATTCATATCAGCAGAATGGCCAGCAGGGCTATACATACCAGCAGAACAGTCAGCAAGGCTATACAGGCCAGCAAGGGAAATTCTTCCAGCAGGAGGATGTACGCCAGAATAAGGTAATGGGGGTCTTGTCATATCTCGGAATTTTGGTATTCGTACCGCTTATTGCTGGAAATAAGCAGTCTCCCTATGTTAGATTCCATACCAATCAGGGACTGGTGCTTTTCATTGCGTCTGTAATTGTAGAACTGCTGGACGGCAGATGGATCTGGGGATTCCATTCTATGATCAATTTCGGGGGCAGCTGGTTTTCCTGGATCTTTGACATCTGCAGCCTGGTATTGTTTGTATTTATGATCGTTGGAATTGTGTATGCATGCAAAGGAGAAAGAAAAGAATTGCCGGTGATCGGCCAGATAAAAATATTAAAGAATTAA
- the ung gene encoding uracil-DNA glycosylase — MAAINNDWLEALNDEFKKPYYKKLFATVNQEYKTRLIFPPADDVFNAFHLTPLHKVKVVILGQDPYHNNGQAHGLCFSVKKGVEIPPSLVNIYQELHDDLGCAIPEHGCLTKWAEQGVLMLNTVLTVRAHQANSHRGIGWEEFTDAAIMALNGQDRPIVFILWGSPAQQKAKMLNNPKHLILKAPHPSPLSAFRGFFGSRPFGKTNAFLEAHGIEPIDWQID; from the coding sequence ATGGCAGCGATTAATAATGACTGGCTCGAGGCTCTAAATGATGAGTTTAAGAAGCCGTATTACAAGAAGTTATTTGCGACAGTAAACCAGGAGTATAAGACCAGGCTGATTTTCCCGCCGGCAGACGATGTCTTCAATGCATTTCATCTGACGCCACTACATAAAGTAAAGGTAGTGATTCTGGGACAGGATCCCTACCATAACAATGGGCAGGCTCATGGGCTGTGCTTTTCCGTGAAAAAAGGAGTGGAGATTCCGCCATCCCTGGTGAACATCTATCAGGAACTTCATGATGATCTCGGATGCGCCATCCCGGAACATGGATGCCTGACCAAGTGGGCCGAGCAGGGCGTCCTTATGCTGAATACGGTTCTGACCGTACGCGCCCATCAGGCGAATTCCCACAGGGGAATCGGCTGGGAAGAATTTACAGATGCCGCGATCATGGCTTTAAATGGCCAGGACAGGCCTATCGTATTCATCCTATGGGGGAGCCCTGCACAGCAGAAGGCAAAAATGCTTAATAATCCGAAGCATTTGATCCTAAAAGCGCCCCATCCAAGCCCGTTATCCGCATTCAGAGGATTCTTTGGAAGCAGGCCATTTGGCAAGACCAACGCATTTCTTGAGGCACATGGGATAGAGCCGATTGACTGGCAGATTGATTAG
- a CDS encoding spore coat associated protein CotJA yields the protein MDKNQQNTRQECTCVLAMAAIPMQIYGQLYEPEEALARGTVFKELDLPFFMGGGIDGR from the coding sequence ATGGACAAAAACCAGCAGAACACCCGTCAGGAATGTACTTGCGTCCTGGCAATGGCTGCTATTCCCATGCAGATATATGGACAGCTGTATGAACCTGAAGAGGCTTTAGCAAGAGGAACGGTCTTCAAGGAACTGGACCTTCCTTTCTTTATGGGAGGTGGCATTGATGGAAGATAG
- a CDS encoding sensor histidine kinase, whose product MKHSIKRQMITVFIGLLASMVLVLLIINVSFLEPYYISNKETQFIDMYEKLSQCMEKGTMEDKEVSVKMIHLAEKNNISFLIVNDTTGKGYTNVYDSDMLVNQLRGYSLNQAQKGSKILESTKEYQISQSFDPWNQTDYIEMWGSFDDGSRFLLRSPLESIKESAAVSNRFLIYIGSLLILISVVLVWYFSKRLTDPILELAVLSEKMADLDFDAKYTSGGSNEIGELGANFNRMSERLESTISELKKANNRLLEDIEQKDKLEKMRNEFLGNVSHELKTPIALIQGYAEGLREGVNEDAESREFYCDVIMDEAAKMNQMVKNLLTLNQLEFGDEDIVFERFDLTELVRGVIQSMEILAQQAEAKVIFRQQEPVYVWADEFKAEQVVRNYMSNAFHHVGGEKVVEVKMLSDGEKARVSVFNTGAPIPEEDVAHIWDKFYKVDKAHTREYGGNGIGLSIVKAIMESLHQKYGLNNYDNGVEFWFELDVK is encoded by the coding sequence ATGAAGCATTCAATCAAGCGGCAGATGATTACGGTCTTTATTGGCCTGCTGGCATCCATGGTCCTAGTGCTTCTGATCATTAACGTCAGTTTTCTGGAACCATATTATATCAGCAACAAAGAGACGCAATTTATAGATATGTATGAAAAACTAAGCCAGTGTATGGAGAAGGGCACGATGGAGGACAAGGAAGTGTCTGTGAAAATGATCCATTTGGCGGAGAAGAACAATATATCATTCCTGATCGTAAATGATACCACAGGAAAAGGATATACCAATGTCTATGACTCGGATATGCTAGTAAACCAGCTGAGAGGATATTCGCTGAACCAGGCGCAGAAGGGGAGCAAGATTCTGGAAAGCACAAAGGAGTATCAGATCAGCCAGTCTTTCGACCCGTGGAACCAGACGGATTATATAGAGATGTGGGGAAGTTTTGACGACGGAAGCAGATTCCTGCTGCGCAGCCCGCTGGAAAGCATCAAAGAAAGCGCCGCCGTTTCCAACCGATTCCTGATCTATATTGGCAGCCTTCTGATTCTGATATCCGTGGTTCTTGTATGGTACTTTTCGAAGCGGCTTACAGATCCGATTCTGGAACTGGCGGTCCTGTCCGAGAAGATGGCAGATCTGGATTTTGACGCCAAGTATACCAGTGGAGGCAGCAATGAGATTGGGGAATTAGGAGCCAATTTTAACCGAATGTCAGAGCGGCTTGAGAGCACTATATCTGAACTGAAAAAGGCAAATAACCGTTTGCTGGAAGATATTGAGCAGAAGGATAAGCTGGAGAAGATGCGCAACGAGTTCCTGGGAAATGTCTCCCATGAATTAAAGACGCCTATCGCCCTGATCCAGGGATATGCGGAAGGGCTGAGGGAAGGAGTCAATGAAGACGCGGAAAGCAGGGAATTCTACTGTGACGTCATCATGGATGAAGCGGCGAAGATGAACCAGATGGTTAAGAATCTGCTGACGCTGAATCAGCTGGAGTTTGGCGATGAAGACATCGTGTTCGAGCGGTTTGATCTGACGGAACTTGTAAGAGGCGTTATCCAGAGCATGGAGATCCTTGCCCAGCAGGCGGAGGCAAAGGTCATCTTCCGGCAGCAGGAGCCAGTGTATGTGTGGGCGGATGAATTCAAGGCAGAGCAGGTAGTACGCAACTATATGAGCAATGCCTTCCATCATGTGGGAGGTGAGAAGGTAGTAGAGGTCAAGATGCTCTCAGATGGGGAGAAGGCAAGAGTAAGCGTATTTAATACAGGCGCTCCGATCCCGGAGGAAGATGTTGCGCATATCTGGGACAAGTTTTATAAGGTAGATAAGGCACATACCAGGGAATATGGAGGGAATGGCATCGGCTTGTCGATTGTAAAGGCGATCATGGAGTCTCTTCACCAGAAGTACGGATTGAATAATTATGACAATGGTGTTGAATTCTGGTTCGAACTTGATGTAAAATAA
- the smpB gene encoding SsrA-binding protein SmpB — protein sequence MAKMNGKMIANNKKAYHDYFILENYEAGIALHGTEVKSLRMGKCSIKEAFIRVENGEVYIYGMHISPYEKGNIFNKDPLRVRKLLLHKSEINKLLGKTKEKGIAIVPLKVYFKGSLVKVEIGLAKGKKLYDKRQDIARKDQQREAQRDFKVRNLG from the coding sequence ATGGCGAAGATGAATGGTAAGATGATAGCCAATAATAAGAAGGCATACCATGATTATTTCATTCTGGAGAACTATGAGGCCGGCATTGCCCTGCATGGGACTGAAGTAAAGTCCCTCCGCATGGGCAAATGCAGCATCAAAGAGGCATTTATCCGCGTTGAGAATGGCGAGGTATATATCTATGGAATGCATATCAGCCCTTATGAAAAGGGAAATATATTCAATAAAGATCCTTTGCGGGTACGCAAGCTTCTCTTACATAAGTCGGAGATCAATAAACTTCTTGGCAAGACTAAGGAGAAGGGTATTGCAATTGTGCCTCTTAAGGTGTACTTTAAAGGAAGCCTGGTAAAAGTCGAGATTGGGCTTGCAAAAGGCAAGAAACTATATGACAAGAGACAGGATATTGCCAGGAAGGACCAGCAAAGGGAAGCGCAGAGAGACTTCAAGGTCCGGAATCTGGGTTAG
- a CDS encoding ferritin-like domain-containing protein: MSNIRYNIHANPNSIPVIHSNWYPNVAVSEKNLRYAHILMPDFASAASEMTTVHQYLFQSWTISNDYQGIRRLIQRMAVVEQHHFSILGQLITLLGAQPECRSSDPESYWCGDMVDYSCDVQTLLSKNAESERFAAKAYAKQAQEIKDPLVSKMLARLSLDEELHCKIFSDFLAQI, from the coding sequence ATGAGCAATATTCGATACAATATCCACGCAAATCCAAACTCTATTCCAGTCATTCACTCCAATTGGTATCCTAACGTCGCTGTCTCGGAAAAGAACTTGCGTTATGCGCATATTCTTATGCCTGACTTTGCCTCTGCTGCCAGCGAGATGACGACCGTGCACCAATACCTGTTCCAGTCCTGGACGATCAGCAACGATTATCAAGGCATCCGGCGGCTGATCCAACGGATGGCCGTAGTGGAACAGCATCATTTCTCCATACTCGGCCAACTCATCACCCTGCTTGGGGCTCAGCCGGAATGCCGCTCCTCAGATCCCGAATCGTACTGGTGCGGCGATATGGTAGACTATAGCTGCGACGTTCAGACGCTGTTGTCTAAGAATGCCGAATCTGAGCGGTTTGCCGCCAAGGCATATGCAAAACAGGCGCAAGAAATCAAGGATCCGCTTGTATCGAAGATGCTTGCCCGGCTGTCGCTTGATGAGGAACTGCATTGCAAGATCTTTAGTGATTTCCTGGCTCAGATCTAA
- a CDS encoding spore coat protein CotJB codes for MEDRHALLQKINEISFVFNDLTLYLDTHPMDSIAKSDFQQAASKRKELMQKYAKEFGPLTLDCSCEYHSWAEGPTPWEGGHI; via the coding sequence ATGGAAGATAGACATGCATTACTGCAGAAGATCAACGAGATCAGTTTCGTATTCAATGACCTGACCTTATATCTGGATACCCATCCGATGGATTCAATCGCCAAGTCTGATTTCCAGCAGGCCGCATCCAAGAGGAAGGAACTGATGCAGAAATATGCGAAGGAATTCGGACCTCTGACTCTGGACTGCTCATGTGAATATCATTCCTGGGCGGAAGGGCCGACTCCTTGGGAAGGAGGGCATATTTAA
- a CDS encoding Hsp20/alpha crystallin family protein: MLLANRGFNNLFDDMFKDPFFTRPYDNSSSQIMKTDIHDKDGSYIIEMELPGYAKEDIKADLKDGYLTITANKSESKEEKDAKGNCIHKERYTGTCNRSFYVGDALTQEDIKAAFKDGILRLQFPKEIQKQEEQPKLITIE, translated from the coding sequence ATGTTACTTGCAAACAGAGGTTTTAACAATTTATTCGATGATATGTTCAAGGATCCATTCTTTACCCGTCCATATGACAACTCATCTTCACAGATCATGAAGACAGACATTCATGACAAGGATGGCAGTTACATTATAGAGATGGAACTTCCGGGATATGCCAAAGAAGACATTAAGGCAGACTTAAAAGACGGCTATCTTACAATCACCGCCAATAAGAGCGAATCCAAGGAAGAAAAGGATGCCAAAGGAAACTGCATCCACAAGGAACGCTATACCGGAACTTGCAACAGAAGTTTTTATGTAGGCGATGCCCTGACTCAGGAGGACATTAAGGCAGCATTTAAAGATGGAATCCTCAGGCTTCAGTTCCCGAAAGAGATTCAGAAGCAGGAAGAGCAGCCAAAATTAATTACGATTGAATAA
- a CDS encoding cytidylate kinase-like family protein, whose protein sequence is MTENVIITIGRQYGSGGREIGIRLAKKLEIPLYDHNLVAMAAKELGISEKEAKEADETALEGFLSSYIVGPGDYTAYMNAEDYMRPLSDRVYRTQSEIIKRLADRSPCVIVGRCADYILSDCPKCISVFICADKEDRIRRIAALRDLPERKAAEKIKKVDRERRYYYESNTGEEWGKSGTYQVVLNVSLTGIDKAVDMLAALFNGLCD, encoded by the coding sequence ATGACAGAAAATGTAATTATTACGATTGGACGCCAGTACGGAAGCGGAGGACGGGAAATTGGGATCCGGCTTGCCAAAAAACTGGAGATTCCTCTCTATGACCACAATCTGGTGGCAATGGCGGCGAAGGAACTGGGCATCAGCGAAAAGGAAGCCAAGGAAGCCGATGAGACGGCTCTGGAAGGATTTCTGTCCTCCTATATAGTAGGCCCCGGCGATTATACGGCCTATATGAATGCGGAAGACTATATGCGACCCTTAAGCGACCGGGTATACCGCACGCAGTCTGAGATCATAAAGAGGCTGGCAGACAGAAGTCCCTGCGTCATCGTCGGACGGTGTGCGGATTATATCTTAAGCGACTGCCCCAAATGCATCAGCGTATTCATCTGCGCGGATAAAGAAGACAGAATCCGCAGAATAGCGGCCCTCAGAGATCTGCCTGAGAGAAAGGCGGCAGAAAAGATTAAGAAGGTTGACAGGGAGAGAAGATATTATTACGAGTCCAATACCGGAGAAGAGTGGGGCAAATCAGGCACATACCAGGTGGTATTGAATGTAAGCCTGACCGGTATCGATAAGGCGGTGGATATGCTGGCTGCCCTGTTTAATGGGCTATGTGATTAG
- a CDS encoding manganese catalase family protein — protein MWTYEKRLQYPVKISKTCPKTAQLIISQFGGPDGELAASMRYLSQRYTMPCKEVAGLLTDIGTEELAHLEIVCAIIYQLTKDMSLEDAKTAGFDAYYIDHTSGLWPQAAGGIPFNACEFQSKGDAITDLFEDLAAEQKARTTYDNILRVVDDPEIKDPIRFLRAREVVHFQRFGEALEKTKDRLDAKNYYYANPEFDKKLFG, from the coding sequence ATGTGGACTTATGAAAAACGACTGCAATACCCGGTTAAGATATCAAAGACCTGCCCTAAGACAGCACAATTGATCATCAGTCAGTTTGGCGGGCCCGACGGCGAATTAGCTGCCTCTATGAGATATCTTTCCCAGCGTTACACCATGCCATGCAAGGAAGTAGCCGGACTTCTGACCGATATCGGTACGGAGGAACTGGCGCATCTGGAGATTGTCTGCGCGATCATCTATCAGCTGACCAAGGATATGTCTCTGGAAGATGCTAAGACAGCAGGATTTGATGCTTATTACATCGATCATACTTCCGGATTATGGCCGCAAGCTGCAGGCGGAATTCCATTTAATGCCTGCGAATTCCAATCCAAAGGCGATGCAATCACTGACTTGTTCGAAGACTTGGCTGCCGAGCAGAAGGCAAGGACCACTTATGACAATATCTTAAGAGTCGTTGATGATCCGGAGATCAAAGATCCGATCCGGTTCTTACGCGCAAGAGAGGTGGTTCACTTCCAGCGTTTCGGAGAAGCATTGGAAAAGACCAAGGACAGACTGGATGCAAAGAACTATTATTATGCAAATCCGGAGTTCGACAAGAAACTTTTTGGTTAG
- the hisH gene encoding imidazole glycerol phosphate synthase subunit HisH, with protein MIAIIDYDAGNIKSVEKALQLLNQKVVITRERDAILKADKVILPGVGSFGDAMGKLRQYGLVEVIEEVVRRGTPFLGICLGLQLLFERSDEAPQIEGLGILKGEILRIPDGDGLKIPHMGWNSLRFPNQGRLFKGLPEEPYVYFVHSYYLKAKEEEIVTATTEYGTLIHASVEKGNVFACQFHPEKSSDTGIQILKNFVEL; from the coding sequence TTGATAGCAATAATAGATTATGATGCCGGCAATATTAAGAGCGTGGAAAAAGCGCTGCAGCTTTTGAACCAGAAAGTAGTCATCACCAGAGAGCGGGATGCGATTTTGAAGGCGGACAAGGTAATTCTTCCGGGAGTGGGCTCCTTTGGAGACGCGATGGGGAAACTGCGCCAGTATGGGCTGGTGGAAGTGATAGAGGAAGTAGTAAGGCGCGGGACGCCGTTTCTCGGCATCTGCCTGGGGCTCCAGCTGCTATTTGAGAGAAGCGACGAGGCGCCGCAGATAGAAGGCCTTGGCATTCTGAAGGGGGAGATTCTTCGCATTCCGGATGGCGATGGGCTTAAGATTCCGCATATGGGATGGAATTCCCTGAGATTCCCGAATCAGGGAAGGCTTTTCAAAGGCCTGCCCGAAGAGCCGTACGTATATTTCGTACATTCTTACTATCTTAAGGCAAAAGAGGAGGAGATCGTGACGGCTACCACCGAGTATGGCACTTTGATTCACGCTTCTGTGGAGAAAGGCAATGTATTCGCCTGCCAGTTCCATCCGGAGAAAAGCAGCGATACAGGAATCCAGATACTTAAGAATTTTGTGGAACTATAG
- the hisF gene encoding imidazole glycerol phosphate synthase subunit HisF, which produces MHTKRIIPCLDVNNGRVVKGVNFVDLKDAGDPVEIGKAYDKAGADELVFLDITATSDARGTVVDMVRKVAETVFIPFTVGGGIRTVEDFKMLLREGADKISINSSAINTPRLISDAADKFGSQCVVVAIDAKKRPDDSGWNIYKNGGRIDVGIDALEWARKVESLGAGEILLTSMDCDGTKAGYDLELTRAIAEAVSIPVIASGGAGTMEHFYGALTEGKADAALAASLFHYKELEIREVKEYLRNKGVSVRL; this is translated from the coding sequence ATGCATACAAAAAGAATCATTCCCTGCCTGGACGTGAATAACGGACGCGTAGTAAAGGGCGTAAATTTTGTGGACTTGAAGGATGCCGGAGACCCGGTGGAGATTGGAAAGGCCTATGATAAGGCGGGGGCAGATGAACTGGTATTTTTGGATATCACGGCAACATCCGATGCAAGGGGAACGGTCGTGGACATGGTACGCAAAGTAGCGGAGACGGTGTTTATACCATTTACTGTAGGAGGGGGAATCCGTACGGTTGAGGATTTCAAGATGCTGCTCAGGGAAGGCGCAGATAAGATCTCTATCAATTCTTCGGCCATTAATACCCCAAGGCTTATCTCGGACGCGGCAGACAAGTTCGGCAGCCAGTGCGTGGTGGTGGCGATCGATGCCAAGAAAAGACCCGATGACAGCGGATGGAACATCTATAAAAATGGGGGACGTATCGATGTGGGCATTGACGCGCTGGAATGGGCAAGGAAGGTCGAGAGCCTGGGAGCCGGAGAGATTCTTCTCACTAGCATGGACTGTGACGGGACTAAGGCTGGCTATGACCTGGAACTGACCAGAGCCATTGCCGAGGCGGTTTCCATCCCGGTTATCGCGTCCGGCGGTGCAGGAACCATGGAACACTTTTATGGGGCTCTGACGGAAGGAAAAGCAGATGCGGCTCTTGCCGCTTCCCTGTTCCATTATAAAGAACTGGAGATCCGGGAGGTGAAGGAATATCTGCGGAATAAGGGCGTATCCGTACGCCTGTAG